The genomic region TTATGACACATAGAAGCTTAGATAGCCAGACCTTCATTAGAAAGAGCTGAACTTGTAATTCATCAGAGTTCTACCGCAATACCGCACTTCAGCGTGTGTTATACATTTAGGAAGAATATATTAAATTCTTAATATAGACGCAAATATACTTACAGTCGGGAAAATGATCAATAAATATTGCAGATAGCTTGATCCAAATGGTTATTTAATAGACAAATCGCATATAAACTGCATGTACAAGAAACCATACATATAACATGTCTTAGTAGAAGAATAATTCCCATAAGATACAAAAGTAATGCCAACTTATCTCGTAGAAATATGCCGTTGAATTCAATTTGCAAATTCCAGTTTGTTCACTATGATGCCAAATTATAAATTTCGTTATAGACTTCCATGAATATAAAAACCAGAACAGTTTTATAACATCTGTTTTCGCAAAACGTGCGACATGCGTGGGCATTAGTATATTCGTTACACAATGTACGACCTGAAATGACATACTGCCTTCTATTTGTGCTATTCTGATTGTTAGTAAAAACCAAAGGATCAAAATTTTGTTATCATCCTGATCTACCAAAAAAAATGTACACGGAATGTAGCATATATGTGTTTCGTTTCTAGACTAGAGTAGGACTTGTCTATATGTGAAATACGTGCCTGCTTGCACCCGTGTTTTCCCTTAAACAGTATAATGGAATATCTACAGGAACTAAAGTTATTAGCCAATAGCATGTCCATCTCATTTGCAGCCTACGCAATTACAATTTGATATGTCATTTCCATTTCAATCTTCATAATAAGCAGGTGTTGGCAATTATTAACGCTGAGCGACAATTATTGATATCACTTCTACCGTAAAGTACGAAAAACAATTTGAGCGATATTTTCGTTTTTCTCCTTCGACCCTACAGCCTGCAGAGTTTTTAATGCCACGGAAATCATAGTGACAGGCTCAACTATGAGTTTGTTAGATCAGACCTCTAGTATTCACGGACACTGGAAGTAGTCTTTTACGATTTGGCTAAGTATGTTCCTCTTCTTTAATGTACGGCAGAAGTCGTAccttaattttaaatatgcttgAAAATAATTAGCAAGTGAAGAAATTCATCAACAAAATGACGTTCAATTTGTTCTGGTCACATCCTGTAATACGAGCGGTGTTAACCCATGTTTGTTAGATGGACTTATGACAGTTCAttatataaagacaaaatatatgGGACTTGAGTGTCAGGAATTCAATTCGGAGGCCCGTAATTATTATTTCATCTTCTTATCAATTATTGGCGAGATGCGATTTTGGCGGAGTTGATATCCGGTAGTTGATGTCGATAAAGGGAGTGGTGCTGGGTTTTGTGATTACAAGAACGCCACATAAGCAATTTAATAAACTCTTCGTGTTGcgaaaataatgtaaaacaaaaaaaatggaaacatttaAACTTAGCACAGCAAATATTGTcctttgattatatttatacatattttttttaacttctcCCCACCGCGCAGCCATGTCCAAAGCACAACTTGACAAATCTTCGAGGTATTCACTTGATATACATATAGATATCATCGAGGAGAAGTGCAATGAATAAGATCCATAACTCGCTACAGTTTGTTTAGATATTACGTTTGTTAATTGTCAAAAGTATTTCTTATCTGGAACATAACTTGAAAGGCCTTTACGATTTTGACTTTAaattcatatgtagatagatatAATATGGGAGAAGTGCTGTGAGTAGGAACCATAACTTGCTGTAgtacttgtttatttatttccctTTGTAAAATGTCATATTATTTTCTTGTCCGGAACGCTACTTGAAAATACTTTGAggtacctgaaacaaaatattgggttgaatatagcatcctttcataactaaactttcagtgctttgatttttataaaaaaaattgctaattcatgttatctttaaaatcttttttggcggacacgtgttgactgactccgagtgttttggctgtgacttatttttcttcaaatattttacgttttcaaatcaattggaaggagagaatagcatatacaagtcgcatttatttttaataatgtttttctttatttgtttccagttttagtacaatgatgctttttattatgaaactctatgatcacacagttttaaaccttttattgaACGGGGGCCCTTCAGGGCCACGTTCATAGTAGGCACATCAGATCGTTACTACATATGATTACACGGTGATTCGGTCGAAATAATGCACTCATTGAATGCTTGAATACACATGACATCTTTAAACTTCAACAAAATTGAATTGATGTATAGTAATGTACACTTGAACTCGTACATTTTGCATATCCCTGAAAATGCagctgaaaaaaatcacaaaatgaagACAACATATTTATACGCAACCGCTCGAAAACGGCGAAAAACTAAGTGTATTGTTACAGGTGTGAGTCGGTTATAAGAAGTAGTTACCATAATTGATTAATCGATTCCAAACAATTCAaaaatttccttaaaaatgaaatgatatgtaaacactatttcactgatcaataaacaaacaaacgaagtgaatgtttttttgtaaccGTATATCgataaagtatattatacagattaCGCCGCCTCTATTTAGCATGATCATTTCACTTTTCGATCGTCGCCATTTTGTAAGCGCCCTGCCTAAGAGTGTGTCATGGACTTCAGCTggattaaatgtgtattgtaagtattttataatcagATTGTTACACATGAACGGCTCTACGTGTGCATGGCATGACAGATATTGAAATTGCTTCATTATTTGCACTGTATACATATTGTTCTTTGTGCAAATATCTGTGTTTTACCTGCGTTGTTTATGTGCGTGACCTACATTAATTGAGAGGCATAAATCATGAACCTGCgtgtttattctattatttaatttgtttagattACGATGTGAATTTGTGTAGTTCATCTAGCTTATTTTGATGACGTATATTATGCTTTTCGTTAATTTATGCATTCGTGCCGTTCGTGACTCACACAGCTTCGTGACCTTAGGTGACCTACTACGTAGTTACATACCATGAATGTACTCAGTAGCGATGCCAAGTCGATtgtagttatctccccttatGAATCTCATGAATATAAATTTTTCACGGAAGGCGACTCAATGCTAACAGGCGCGTAGCCAGGCATACTCCCATACTCCCGGGAGTACttcgattttgaaaaatgaaaattctaaATGGCCTAAATCCGGTGTAAAACTTGAACCCTAAGGGGGTACAGGCGAATTTGAAACCAATCCAGCAATATCAGTCCCATATGATATAGAATTCAAATTCAACCTGCTGACCAAACACTGGGACGAGGCTCCAAGTTTCAAGTTTCCAACAAggtatacttttatttataaaaatacacacgCTACTGTAGACTTGAAAAGTAACACTTTACTGAAATACTAATTAATTCTGTAAGaggaaatgaaaaaatgaataaatagtataatagcatgtgtttttgttaatttggtGACATTTTCAGAGCAagaatttataaacatataatacaatttgATAGTCAAATTCGGCCATAAATCGCTTAAGATAATTAAAAAGTTATGAATGACTTTTCAAAAGTCCCTGTGGCGTAACGGTTAGCGTCGAGGACTCGTATACCAACACTTCGAGTTCGAGTCTGGagattacatatatttttatttttacatcttTATTGTTAtctaatattgttattattttattcttcttcttatttgattattattattgttgttgttgtagaaaACTATTGATATTGCCCATTTTGAAGCAAACCTGATTAGGAAcattatctttaatttttaGGTATGCTCAAGGACGGTTTCGCACCCTTCAACTAAAGTATTTCGTGTCATATCCATGGCTACGCTATTCTGTGGTCACTGATGGTGTCTACTGCGCCCAATGCCTTCTGTTTGCTGGCCCTGATGCTCACGTGAAAACATTAGTCACCACAGTATTGAGAGATTGGAGCAAAATATCCAAGGTAGTTTTGAGCCACATGAAATCAGACGCCCACCTGTCTAGCTGTTGATTCAGCAGATCATTTCTTAGCAATAATGAAGGGCGAAAAAAGACATACTATGTAGTATGTCATCCCAATACAATGTGGTCGTTGAAAAGAACAGAAAGATCCTTATAAGTATAACAGAAGCGATAGTGTTCTGTGGGAAACAGAATATTGCCTTGAGGGGGCATTAGGCGATAAGGGAAATTTTCAGGCCCTATTGAGCTTTCAGGCCAAGCAGGATCCCATATTAAAAGAGCATCTAGAACACGGAGATCCAAGATCTATGTACCTTAGCCCCGATATACAAAATGAGCTTATTTCCATTTGTGGAAAACAAATCGCAGACAGTATCGTGTCAAAGTGCAACAGCGCACCCTGCTTCGAGTTAATGGCTGGCGAGGCAACTGATGCCAGCACTATGGAACAGATGGCCATGTGCCTTAGATACTTCGACGGAGCTGATTTACGTGAAGATGTTTTGGGGTTCGCTGAGTGCGAATCAGCTACAGGCGAGACGTTGGCCAATGCCTTCTTAGCAAATCTTGAACTGGCGGGTGTTGACGTAAACAAATTGCGTGGCCAGGGATATGATGGCGCTGCCAATATGTCCGGTATCCGAAGAGGCGTACAGGCAAGGATCCAACAGCGTATTCCTGGGGCTGTGTACACCAACTGCAAAGCCCACTGCCTCAACCTGGCTATTATCCACGCATCAAAAGAAATGTATGCAAGGAACATGATGGCTACAGTACAACAAATAACGTTTGTTTTTAACTACTCCGCTTAACGCCTCCTACGCTTCCAGGAAAACCTTGACAACGATGAAGTTGCCCGTGTCGAGATGGATAAGCGCACTAAACTGCAATATCTGTGCGAGACCCGCTGGGCAGCTAGGGCGGATGCTTTGCACACTTTCCTATGCTCATTTAGGTAAACATGCTTAAATTATACAATGTCTAAATGCTCTAAATCAATATTCTTCAaagtgtttattgtattttttcctaatTAGTCTGTTATCTaatcactttttatttaaaataatgtacgTCTGAATAGAAAGGCTTTCGATGTTCATATTGTTCGCTCACAAACCATTATCGAAACATTGATTTAATTGTGTCATGAATTTCCAGAGTAAGTTCCTTGGACGAACTCGATAGCGACTATGGTGGCAGCAAAGCCGCGGGATACAGTCGCTCTGTTCAGAACTTCGAGTTCATCACTACCCTAGTGGCTGTCGAACATGCGTTGTCAGGGCTCGTACACCTGTCGAAACTCCTCCAAAAGAAGATGTGTGATTTACTGGAGGCAACAGAAGAAGCACGTGTTGTTGTCGCTATGTTAGAggtttgttatttaattcattttcctaACGGCTAGTTGTGGGATGAACTCATTTCGTTATGATAGAAAAGTTATAGAATAGTGTTAATCACGCCTCGGTTAACCGACAAAATCATATGCAAGTCAATATGTACCAGTGTACTTGATCCTACTTTGGGTCGGACAATAGTTATACTTTTCATCGGCGTAAATggccatatatatttttttttttcctaCACCCGCCACTCTTTAACAGTGCACTAATTTCATAGCTTGTATATTCTAGTATGTTTACAGAAACAATTCATACTTGTGTGTGTACATATGAATTGAACTTATTTTCAGTcatatgttattaaatgtttttcccATCTTTTGacttacaaaaagaaagatggaCGTTGTCGTGAGCTTTACTAATGCGTTGTTTAATGTTACGTCTGACACtatcaaatatcatttcagTCTGAACGCAACGATCCAACAGAATGGGAAAAGGCTATGTCACTAGCAAGAGACATTGGGGTGGAGCCGTCCATTCCTCGAGGCCCGGGGCGACAGGCAAACAGGCCTAACGCACCGGCGGCAACATCCACAAAATACTGGAAGGTCAACATGTTCCTTCCTTTCATTGACCATCTAGTTGTTGAGTTAACAACCCGCCTGCTAAAACCGCATGGGAGATTTACTGCACAATATCTTCTGCCGACGAAAGTAGGTtttcattcatccttttttgataaaataaaatatgtgatatCAATGAAAATACTTGGAATTGCGTAATgtatagttaaataaaacatcaattatattattgttcGGTAAAAAACAAAGTGTGTGTACCAAAACGTTAAGTTCTGTGCATATCTATATTTTTCTCTAAAGCAATTtctaattttattgtttaaatataaaaacgtggatcatgtttgttttgttataggCTACTGACACCTGCCAGGGCCGCAGAGTTAGAGTGTGACGAGGAGAGGTTTGTCCGGGAGTGTAAAATATGGATTGCTAAATGGACCACAACATCCCCAGCTGAGTATCCAGACCTGGAAACATCTTTGCGAGTGGCCACTGAGGCATCATATCCAAACATAAGACTTTGCATGATGGTGTTGATGTGCATGCCTGTTTCCACAGCTACGGCAGAGCGGTCCTTCTCCCCGTTAAGAGAGTCAAGACGTATCTCCGCAACACGATGACCACCGAGAGGCTTTCAGGGCTTGGGCTTCTTAACATTTATCAAGAGCGAGGTATCAACGCTGAGCACGTAGTGAATGTTTTTGCACGTAGAAAAGACCGTCGGCTGGCGTTAGTGTTCAAAGTTTAAACGCGTGTTGTTGTGTAAAACTGTTTCAGAATGGGGAAAATATCCATAAGGTAAACTatgtatacatttgtgtattatttgcttgtgatgtttttcatgtttaaatcaacCTATATGTGATATTTGTCCTCAAGGCAACTTCTTCATCTGTATATGCTATATATTCGGAGGGAGGCATCTCCACCAAGtatgaatatgttttgaatatttattgctCGATCTTTTCCTTTTTGCTTCAGTTATCATTAACTTAAAACTTGCATTTCAAGTACCCAGATATGCGTCAAATGCCACCAAATCGCACGagtaaaccaaaaaaaaattcagggGGAGGACCCCCGGAACCCCCCGCTAAAAATAGGAGTACATCAAATTGGGttcaagctacgcccctggctGGTACCGGTTTTATACACCCTTTAAAAGAcgtatatcaacatttgcggaGAACCATGTGGCTATTTATAGAATTAGATGATAAAATATTCTGGGATCCAGTCAGAGTTCACTGaaaacgaaagtgaaaatttgattaaacgtttgtttttttcatgtttgaaGGCAAGTACAAAGGATTATTTGGTTTGTATTTAAGTATGGGAGGGGTCTCTCATAgtttttatcacttttgataCGAAAACAACTGGACTATGAACGTTCTTAGACCATTTATAGACTtcgccaaaatgtaaacaaaaatccaaaatggctgccGCGAAGTGAAACTACCTGGTACAGTTTTCACATAGTCAGATGTTTGATAATTAATGCATGAAGCAGTTGCTGACAGCTTCGAAATGCAAGTACACCTTGTGTAAATTGGTGTAAACATtaagaatgaatacattttatgtctgttctttaaatatttgttaaaaaaacatgttttttcacaaagtttgtgTTCGTCCCCAGTTTCGTACCATTTcgttcacaaatatgtttacagtatgaaataaagacgtgtttatataaaataaagcccGCGAAAAATTCCAGATTTAGGTTACATCAGTAGTTTTCTAACTAAAATGTGATATTGGGTTCATCTTCAAGTGTTGGCTTCATCGCACCTGTCATGAGCAGCTTTTGGTCGTGGTGGATCACTTAAAAGTTGAACCCATCAATTTAAGCTGGTATGCCAGGGATGTGTTAATTGAGTATGTTGTGTAGGCTATAAGGgcgtcaatgattgtatgtttggatgttgttgatttatctattttcctttcttattattttaaacagacccggGAGGAACTGTAAagaaccagccagacagcccgCCCGCCGAGCTGCCCACCCGGCCGAGCTGTACTTTGTGTATGCCAATATGCcgacatgctgtaatttgttagtacttcaagatcatataatggaaaattgtatccaaactgaagtataatTTGAGTAAGTTTGGGTCATATAAGcccattgatactgtttgttccatttctAAATGGATTTCTACATGTTGTTTCTCGATCATTTCTGGtgcggctttgataataatattattttctaatgacaCTGCTGACTCGTAtaagtctttggtctgtattgtgcatctattcgcacattttgtttgctcttttaagcaaacattacattaatttaaaattctttaagcaaataaacaaaacttactgcacatttgatgcagaatgatgtttcatttagtgtgcatatgattttgagctcatggacaagaaaacatctacttcaacaatcacagcaacacaatgagatcctattttaaagaaataatgccacctttcattaattcattaattcaattcaccaatcattcatatacattcatttatttatgcagtttatacattgaaaaacttgacatttcttaaggcaaaagaaatgaaaagtgaacCGCTTTCATAAAaattagagccttttcccttcatgcattaaaaaaatcaaccttaatacattatacgTGTCTTAAAACtctaatgtattgtttatttcaatagccagcctggttgctgtagccacaggggaatttacatttcttaaggcaaaagaaataaaaactgagCCACTTTCATAAAGCTTAGAGCcattttcccttcatgcattaaaaacaacaaccttaatacattataaatgtcttaaaaccctaatgtattgtttatttcaatagcgagcctggttgctgtagccacaggggaattttcaaggacaagaaccagtgctggtaaaaatGTGGTCTcatgtggttttccataccggcatTCAGCAAG from Mya arenaria isolate MELC-2E11 chromosome 3, ASM2691426v1 harbors:
- the LOC128229262 gene encoding uncharacterized protein LOC128229262: MDFSWIKCVLPGRNCKEPARQPARRAAHPAELYFVYANMPTCSSLVAVATGEFSRTRTSAGKNVVSCGFPYRHSARISEKGILSPNHDVPISSS